A portion of the Halococcus hamelinensis 100A6 genome contains these proteins:
- a CDS encoding GNAT family N-acetyltransferase, with the protein MNIESPSTEAADAIADMWVELARGQRAHGSHLHAEENRRTIREAVVRDIITDGLLVARDEAGDLAGFVMFGPESEQYAQDVSRGIVRNLVVRPERRDEGIGGALLDAAENALRAEGFDVVSLSVLADNDGARRFYERHGYTPQRLDLEKRLESDSHKSTGW; encoded by the coding sequence GTGAACATCGAGTCCCCGAGCACGGAAGCCGCCGACGCCATCGCCGATATGTGGGTCGAACTGGCGCGGGGACAGCGCGCCCACGGCTCGCATCTCCACGCCGAGGAGAACAGGCGGACCATCCGCGAGGCGGTCGTTCGGGACATCATCACCGACGGGCTGTTGGTCGCGCGCGACGAGGCGGGCGACCTCGCTGGCTTCGTGATGTTCGGGCCGGAGTCCGAACAGTACGCCCAGGACGTCTCGCGGGGTATCGTGCGAAACCTCGTGGTCCGGCCCGAGCGCCGCGACGAGGGGATCGGCGGTGCGCTCCTCGACGCGGCCGAGAACGCCCTTCGAGCCGAGGGATTCGACGTCGTCTCGCTCTCGGTGCTCGCCGACAACGACGGCGCACGGCGATTCTACGAACGGCACGGCTACACGCCACAGCGGCTCGACCTCGAGAAACGCCTCGAAAGCGATAGCCACAAATCCACAGGGTGGTAA
- a CDS encoding phosphoglycerate kinase, translating into MLQTLDDLDLEGVAVGVRIDINSPLANGNDGLADDARLRAHVETLSELAERGARVAVLAHQGRPGDDDFSTLAAHADRLDELLDAPVGYCDATFSAAAREAVAGLDPGDLVVLENTRFYAEEYMEFEAADAANTHLVEGLAPVLDVYVNDAFAAAHRSQPSLVGFPERLPGYAGRVMERELDVLGAIEETPTPRVYLLGGAKVGDSVGVARSVLERGLADTVLTAGVVGNVCLLAGGAELGPATSEFVYDHGYWDEIDRAGDLLDTYDEIEVPRDVAVERDGERHEVAVDEFPPAADSPAMDVGGRTVSAYAEVIESAGTVILNGPAGVFEEETFAHGTRDLYTAAAGAEYSIVGGGDTAAAIRQLGIEGFSHVSTGGGASLTLLAGDSLPAVEALRA; encoded by the coding sequence ATGCTCCAAACCCTCGACGACCTCGACCTGGAGGGCGTCGCCGTCGGGGTCCGCATCGACATCAACAGCCCGCTCGCTAACGGGAACGACGGGCTGGCCGACGACGCCCGACTGCGCGCCCACGTCGAGACCCTCTCGGAGCTCGCCGAACGGGGCGCGCGAGTCGCGGTGCTCGCCCACCAGGGCCGGCCCGGCGACGACGACTTCTCCACCCTCGCCGCCCACGCCGACCGCCTCGACGAGCTACTCGATGCCCCCGTCGGCTACTGCGACGCCACGTTCTCGGCGGCGGCGCGCGAGGCGGTCGCGGGGCTCGACCCGGGGGACCTCGTGGTGCTCGAGAACACTCGCTTCTACGCCGAGGAGTACATGGAGTTCGAGGCGGCCGACGCCGCGAACACCCATCTCGTCGAGGGGTTGGCCCCCGTGCTCGACGTCTACGTCAACGACGCGTTCGCGGCCGCCCACCGCTCCCAGCCCTCCCTGGTTGGCTTTCCCGAACGGCTCCCTGGCTACGCCGGCCGGGTGATGGAGCGCGAACTCGACGTACTGGGGGCGATCGAGGAGACCCCGACGCCGCGGGTCTACCTCCTCGGCGGCGCGAAGGTCGGCGACTCGGTCGGCGTCGCTCGAAGCGTGCTCGAACGCGGGCTGGCCGATACGGTCCTCACCGCGGGCGTCGTGGGCAACGTCTGTCTGCTCGCGGGCGGCGCGGAGCTCGGCCCCGCGACCTCGGAGTTCGTCTACGACCACGGTTACTGGGACGAGATCGACCGTGCGGGCGACCTCCTCGACACCTACGACGAGATCGAGGTGCCGCGGGACGTCGCGGTCGAGCGTGACGGCGAGCGCCACGAGGTCGCCGTGGACGAGTTCCCGCCGGCGGCCGACTCGCCGGCGATGGACGTCGGGGGTCGAACCGTGTCGGCCTACGCCGAGGTGATCGAGTCGGCGGGAACGGTGATCCTCAACGGGCCGGCGGGCGTCTTCGAGGAGGAGACGTTCGCCCACGGCACCCGCGACCTCTACACCGCGGCCGCCGGGGCCGAGTACAGCATCGTCGGCGGCGGCGACACCGCGGCGGCGATCCGGCAGCTGGGGATCGAGGGCTTCTCGCACGTGAGCACGGGCGGCGGCGCGTCGCTGACGCTGCTCGCGGGTGATTCGCTCCCGGCGGTCGAGGCGCTGCGGGCGTGA
- a CDS encoding branched-chain amino acid ABC transporter permease encodes MAIAETYSRGRNYLAEQPLGLLVAVVCVILLLDLVRKLLDGSLSALSLGIFVKEGLILGLELGLAGVGLSMTYSILGFANFAHGDYISTGAFAGWATTYVVAGFGALPLGDLVLVGVSGDATAGDVGVSVVSTPLAVVAGLVVAVGVAIVLSLVLDRVAYKPMRNQEGIALLIASIGVALALRYLLAFVFGTSAPGVTGGEVPGVTVPGIGIQINAHEATLAVCTVVLLAGVHVLLQYTKLGTAMRAMADNRDLARVTGIPTERVVRMTWIIGGGLTGAAGYLVTLETGTISFDFGWTLLLLIFAAVILGGIGSVYGAMFGGLVIGLASQVSLVWIPSDFTTAVAFAVMIVVLVVKPSGLFSGVTTT; translated from the coding sequence ATGGCTATCGCTGAGACCTACTCTCGCGGCCGAAACTACCTCGCCGAGCAGCCGCTCGGTTTGCTCGTCGCGGTCGTCTGCGTGATCTTATTGCTCGACCTCGTTCGCAAGCTGCTCGACGGCTCGCTCTCGGCGCTCAGCCTCGGTATCTTCGTGAAGGAGGGGCTGATCCTCGGGCTCGAACTCGGCCTCGCCGGCGTGGGGCTCTCGATGACCTACTCGATCCTCGGATTCGCGAACTTCGCACACGGCGATTACATCTCGACGGGCGCGTTCGCTGGCTGGGCGACGACCTACGTCGTCGCGGGCTTCGGCGCGCTCCCGCTCGGCGACCTCGTCCTCGTCGGTGTGAGCGGCGACGCCACGGCGGGCGACGTCGGCGTCAGCGTGGTCTCGACTCCGCTCGCCGTCGTCGCGGGTCTCGTCGTCGCGGTGGGCGTCGCGATCGTTCTCTCGCTGGTCCTCGACCGCGTGGCCTACAAGCCCATGCGCAACCAGGAGGGGATCGCGCTCCTCATCGCGAGCATCGGGGTCGCGCTCGCGCTCCGCTACCTCCTCGCGTTCGTCTTCGGCACCAGCGCACCGGGCGTCACCGGCGGGGAGGTTCCGGGGGTCACCGTTCCCGGCATCGGGATCCAGATAAACGCCCACGAGGCCACGCTCGCGGTCTGCACCGTCGTTCTACTCGCCGGCGTTCACGTCCTGCTCCAGTACACCAAGCTCGGCACCGCGATGCGTGCGATGGCCGACAACCGTGACCTCGCGCGCGTCACGGGCATCCCGACCGAGCGCGTCGTCCGCATGACCTGGATCATCGGCGGGGGGCTCACCGGCGCGGCGGGCTACCTCGTCACGCTCGAAACCGGAACCATCAGCTTCGACTTCGGCTGGACGCTGCTCCTCCTGATCTTCGCGGCAGTGATCCTCGGCGGGATCGGGTCGGTCTACGGCGCGATGTTCGGCGGCCTCGTGATCGGGTTGGCCAGCCAGGTCTCGCTCGTCTGGATCCCCTCCGACTTCACGACCGCCGTGGCGTTCGCCGTGATGATCGTCGTTCTCGTCGTGAAGCCCTCGGGGCTGTTCAGCGGGGTGACGACCACATGA
- a CDS encoding branched-chain amino acid ABC transporter permease: MSAVEGLRRRLSGTDTTLVLGVVFGLYALYIVFGWMLGLSVGGIVSTLQQVTFLAAVYALVALALNLQWGYAGLFNIGVAGFMAVGAYTMAMLTAPVNPEVGGIPGLGLPLWVGIVGGMLAAALVGAVAALPALRLRADYLAIVTLALSEIIRLIYNSTPVQTFSLGGVELGTGGARGIQAPTNPVGALYYTDPASPGAGTTALGDAVFGFFSGLGIGDTTVVDSTYTLVLVLFVVAFYLLLSRVGNSPFGRVLKAIREDELVANALGKNTRRFKVKTFMLGCALMGLAGILWQGSQGRITPAQFLPIVTFYVFTAVIIGGSGSNTGSVIGGALFAGLLFLGPTYVGRIVGNFFDLGSGPNTFTAAVGALGTLDPEPVVAYALSDIASLRFVLLGVVLVYLMQNRPDGLLGHRTEPAAAVSLARPSSDESTAARADGGPRTEEGR, encoded by the coding sequence ATGAGCGCCGTCGAGGGACTGCGCCGGCGGCTCTCCGGGACGGACACGACCCTCGTGCTCGGGGTCGTGTTCGGCCTCTACGCGCTCTACATCGTCTTCGGCTGGATGCTCGGGCTCAGCGTCGGCGGGATCGTGAGCACCCTCCAGCAGGTCACGTTCCTCGCGGCGGTCTACGCGCTCGTGGCGCTCGCGTTGAACCTCCAGTGGGGGTACGCCGGCCTGTTCAACATCGGCGTCGCCGGCTTCATGGCGGTCGGGGCCTACACCATGGCGATGCTGACCGCGCCCGTGAACCCCGAGGTCGGTGGGATCCCGGGGCTCGGCCTGCCGCTCTGGGTCGGCATCGTCGGCGGGATGCTCGCGGCGGCGCTGGTCGGTGCGGTGGCGGCGCTCCCGGCACTCCGGCTTCGGGCCGACTACCTCGCCATCGTCACGCTCGCGCTCTCGGAGATCATCCGACTGATCTACAACTCCACCCCCGTTCAGACCTTCTCGCTCGGCGGGGTCGAGCTCGGTACCGGCGGCGCACGCGGGATCCAGGCTCCAACCAACCCGGTCGGTGCGCTCTACTACACCGACCCCGCGAGCCCGGGGGCTGGAACCACGGCCCTCGGCGACGCGGTCTTCGGGTTCTTCTCCGGGCTCGGGATCGGCGACACCACGGTCGTGGATTCGACATACACCCTGGTGCTCGTGCTGTTCGTCGTCGCCTTCTACCTCCTGCTCTCGCGGGTCGGCAACTCGCCGTTCGGTCGGGTGCTGAAGGCCATTCGGGAGGACGAACTCGTGGCGAACGCGCTGGGGAAGAACACCCGTCGGTTCAAGGTCAAGACCTTCATGCTCGGCTGCGCGCTGATGGGGCTCGCGGGGATCCTCTGGCAGGGCAGCCAGGGCCGGATCACGCCCGCGCAGTTCCTGCCGATCGTCACCTTCTACGTCTTCACCGCGGTGATCATCGGCGGCTCGGGATCGAACACCGGGAGCGTCATCGGCGGCGCGCTGTTCGCGGGCCTCCTGTTCCTCGGTCCGACCTACGTCGGCCGGATCGTCGGCAACTTCTTCGACCTCGGAAGCGGGCCGAACACGTTCACGGCCGCCGTCGGCGCGCTTGGGACACTGGATCCGGAGCCGGTAGTGGCGTACGCGCTCAGCGACATCGCCAGCCTCCGGTTCGTCCTTCTCGGGGTCGTGTTGGTCTACCTGATGCAGAACCGTCCCGACGGGCTGCTCGGCCATCGGACGGAACCCGCGGCGGCGGTCTCGCTCGCACGACCCAGCTCTGACGAGTCCACGGCCGCCCGCGCCGACGGCGGACCACGAACGGAGGAAGGCCGATGA
- a CDS encoding ABC transporter ATP-binding protein yields the protein MSETGDADQTNVIEGTEGGPENLSEIDPDTESDVERAARRTPPGKPLRVRDLRKEFGGLTAVDGVSFDIEEGSLTGLIGPNGAGKSTTFDCITGVHRPTGGSVHLRDEEITGLRPHRIANRGLVRTFQITRELTEMTVLENMLLAPRGQRGESLWRSVLPGARGGVRTQERELRDRAWETLERFEIDHLAEEYAGNLSGGQRKLLEMARALLTDPDVVLLDEPLAGVNPTLERKLLAQVHELREEGYTFLLVEHDMDVIMEHCERVIVMHQGRVLADDDPETVRADERVIDAYLGANV from the coding sequence ATGAGCGAAACCGGTGATGCCGACCAGACGAACGTCATCGAAGGGACGGAGGGTGGCCCGGAGAACCTCTCCGAGATCGACCCCGACACCGAATCCGACGTCGAACGCGCCGCCCGTCGAACGCCGCCGGGCAAACCCCTCCGGGTCCGCGACCTCAGAAAGGAGTTCGGCGGGCTGACCGCGGTCGACGGCGTGAGCTTCGACATCGAGGAAGGGTCGCTGACGGGGCTCATCGGGCCGAACGGCGCGGGGAAGTCGACGACCTTCGACTGCATCACGGGTGTCCATCGTCCCACCGGTGGCTCGGTCCACCTTCGCGACGAGGAGATCACGGGTCTCAGACCACATCGGATCGCGAACCGTGGGCTGGTTCGAACGTTCCAGATCACCCGCGAACTCACCGAGATGACGGTGCTCGAGAACATGCTGCTCGCGCCGCGGGGACAGCGGGGCGAATCGCTCTGGCGGTCGGTGCTGCCGGGCGCGCGGGGCGGCGTCCGCACCCAGGAACGCGAACTCCGGGATCGGGCTTGGGAGACGCTCGAACGCTTCGAGATCGACCACCTCGCCGAGGAGTACGCGGGCAACCTCTCGGGTGGCCAGCGCAAACTCCTCGAGATGGCGCGGGCGCTCCTCACCGACCCCGACGTCGTCCTGCTCGACGAACCGCTCGCGGGGGTGAACCCCACGCTCGAACGGAAACTCCTCGCGCAGGTCCACGAGCTTCGCGAGGAGGGCTACACCTTCCTCCTCGTCGAACACGACATGGACGTGATCATGGAACACTGCGAGCGCGTCATCGTGATGCACCAGGGTCGCGTGCTCGCCGACGACGACCCCGAAACCGTTCGGGCGGACGAACGCGTGATCGACGCCTACCTGGGGGCGAACGTATGA
- a CDS encoding ABC transporter ATP-binding protein, translated as MSADSTDESGDGDGSPTTDESTAASTTDESSAQFPGDLLAVSALDAGYGDLQILSAVDLAVHDGEYVTIVGPNGAGKSTVMKTVFGLTTYMGGEIRFDDDDISGLAPERIIHRGVSYVPQNENVFAGLSVRENLEMGAYILDSVPQYRLDWVFERFPILEERQTQRAGTLSGGQRQMLAMGRALMLDPDLLMLDEPSAGLAPDLVDEMFDRIDAINESGTAILMVEQNAVEALSRCDRGYVLVQGQNRFDDTGEALLGNDEVRQEFLGG; from the coding sequence ATGAGCGCCGACTCGACGGACGAATCCGGGGACGGGGATGGCTCCCCGACGACGGACGAATCCACAGCGGCATCGACGACGGACGAATCGTCCGCACAGTTCCCTGGCGACCTGCTCGCGGTCTCGGCGCTCGACGCGGGCTACGGCGACCTCCAGATCCTCTCGGCCGTCGACCTCGCGGTCCACGACGGCGAGTACGTCACCATCGTCGGGCCGAACGGCGCGGGGAAGTCGACGGTGATGAAGACCGTCTTCGGGCTCACGACCTACATGGGTGGGGAGATACGGTTCGACGACGACGACATCAGCGGGCTCGCCCCCGAGCGGATAATCCACCGGGGCGTGAGCTACGTCCCCCAGAACGAGAACGTCTTCGCGGGGCTGTCGGTGCGCGAGAACCTGGAGATGGGGGCGTACATCCTCGATTCGGTGCCCCAGTACCGGCTCGATTGGGTCTTCGAGCGGTTCCCGATCCTCGAAGAACGGCAGACACAGCGCGCGGGCACGCTCTCGGGCGGCCAGCGCCAGATGCTCGCGATGGGCCGGGCGCTGATGCTCGACCCGGACCTCCTGATGCTCGACGAACCCTCGGCGGGGCTCGCCCCGGACCTCGTCGACGAGATGTTCGACCGGATCGACGCCATCAACGAGTCGGGCACCGCAATCCTGATGGTCGAACAGAACGCGGTCGAGGCGCTCTCGCGGTGTGACCGGGGCTACGTGCTGGTCCAGGGCCAGAACCGCTTCGACGACACCGGCGAAGCGTTGCTCGGTAACGACGAGGTGCGCCAGGAGTTCCTCGGCGGGTAG
- a CDS encoding ABC transporter substrate-binding protein: MSRDHKRREFLAALGVAGIAGVAGCASDDGGSGGNGTSGGGSGSGGEGTGGGGGETGGGGSGTSGGEGGTSSGSGGGGGGSGGRSIKVGVLQPTTGDLASVGQPIQQAALLPARQLSDSDLGFPIDTQTEDTQTDPQAGITAAQSLVDGGYPSITGAASSETTIQVAQEVTIPNQVVLVSPASTSPDITDLQDNGYVYRTPPSDALQGQVLAQVANERVSASTVSVMYVNNSYGQALADSFVQAFGEGNVPAQVSFEKAQSSYTSKLQQAMSSSPDGLLVIGYPESGNQLFRDYYSNYSRDTTIMVTDGLRDPELPGNVGQSMTNVIGTAPLAAGPAQEFFTNAFQEQYGNEPGVFTSQAYDATAVQILANAAAGENSGPAVQEHVAAVANPGGTAVGPENLAEGVRMAASGEAINYQGASSSVNFDDNGDVESVTYEVFAYAEDGSIEQEDTVEFSAGGGGGSGASGNSSANATSG, translated from the coding sequence ATGTCACGTGATCACAAACGGCGTGAATTTCTCGCGGCTCTCGGCGTGGCCGGTATCGCTGGCGTCGCCGGGTGTGCGAGCGACGACGGCGGGAGTGGGGGCAACGGAACCAGTGGTGGAGGCAGCGGAAGCGGCGGCGAAGGGACCGGCGGTGGCGGAGGCGAAACCGGCGGTGGTGGATCTGGAACCAGCGGCGGTGAGGGGGGTACGAGCAGTGGAAGCGGTGGCGGCGGTGGTGGAAGCGGGGGTCGGTCGATCAAGGTCGGCGTCCTCCAGCCGACGACGGGCGACCTCGCCTCGGTCGGCCAGCCGATCCAGCAGGCGGCGTTGTTGCCGGCCCGCCAGCTGAGCGACTCCGACCTCGGCTTTCCGATCGACACCCAGACCGAGGACACCCAGACCGACCCCCAGGCCGGTATCACCGCGGCGCAGTCGCTGGTCGACGGCGGCTATCCCTCGATAACCGGTGCGGCCTCCTCCGAGACCACGATCCAGGTCGCCCAGGAGGTCACGATCCCGAACCAGGTCGTGCTGGTCTCGCCCGCGAGCACCTCGCCCGACATCACCGACCTTCAGGACAACGGCTACGTCTACCGGACGCCGCCCTCGGACGCGCTCCAGGGGCAGGTACTGGCGCAGGTGGCCAACGAGCGCGTCAGCGCCTCGACGGTGTCGGTCATGTACGTCAACAACTCCTACGGCCAGGCGCTCGCGGATAGCTTCGTGCAGGCCTTCGGGGAGGGGAACGTGCCAGCGCAGGTCTCCTTCGAGAAGGCCCAGTCCTCCTACACCTCGAAGCTCCAGCAGGCGATGTCGTCGAGTCCCGATGGACTCCTCGTGATCGGCTACCCCGAGAGCGGCAATCAGCTCTTCCGGGATTACTACTCGAACTACAGCCGCGACACGACCATCATGGTGACCGACGGCCTGCGCGACCCGGAACTCCCGGGCAACGTCGGCCAGTCGATGACGAACGTGATCGGCACCGCGCCGCTCGCCGCGGGGCCCGCCCAGGAGTTCTTCACCAACGCCTTTCAGGAACAGTACGGCAACGAACCCGGCGTGTTCACCTCACAAGCCTACGACGCCACCGCGGTCCAGATCCTCGCCAACGCCGCCGCGGGCGAGAACAGCGGTCCGGCGGTCCAAGAGCACGTCGCGGCCGTCGCCAACCCCGGTGGAACCGCCGTCGGCCCCGAGAACCTCGCGGAAGGGGTTCGGATGGCCGCCAGCGGCGAGGCGATCAACTATCAGGGCGCATCGAGCAGCGTGAACTTCGACGACAACGGTGACGTCGAGTCCGTCACCTACGAGGTCTTCGCCTACGCCGAGGACGGCAGCATCGAACAGGAGGACACCGTCGAGTTCAGCGCGGGCGGCGGTGGCGGGAGCGGTGCCAGCGGCAATTCGAGCGCGAACGCCACCAGCGGGTAG
- a CDS encoding GTP cyclohydrolase III, whose amino-acid sequence MTNTQVTLIQIDNYGPWTVTPEPRREVDLQTLQSRLYADLSQLFGNRDGYVFFSRFDNMIAVTNGIGMDAHALVQESVANRYPVTLSLSVATGGTPAAALDTASTQLQDAGSAQAKDRREILRGEPVAEDRRTAEDVQVAHFDVNDATEKYTDRIGAFDTFIHIEQGYAELMRYLREAHDSLAFFVGGDNIIAVCSSLDETAYHDAIAHVREVVDVDLKVGVGRARTAQPAGMAAKHALEVCRHDGRDVVFDEP is encoded by the coding sequence GTGACGAACACGCAGGTAACGCTCATCCAGATCGACAACTACGGGCCCTGGACCGTCACCCCCGAACCGCGTCGCGAAGTCGACCTCCAGACGCTCCAGTCGCGCCTCTATGCCGACCTCTCGCAGCTGTTCGGCAACCGCGACGGCTACGTCTTCTTCTCGCGGTTCGACAACATGATCGCGGTCACCAACGGCATCGGGATGGACGCCCACGCGCTGGTCCAGGAGTCGGTGGCGAACCGGTATCCCGTGACGCTGAGCCTGAGCGTCGCGACCGGTGGGACCCCCGCCGCGGCGCTCGACACGGCGAGTACGCAGTTACAGGACGCGGGCAGCGCCCAGGCGAAGGACCGCCGGGAGATCCTGCGCGGCGAGCCGGTAGCCGAGGACCGTCGAACGGCCGAGGACGTCCAGGTCGCCCACTTCGACGTCAACGACGCGACCGAGAAGTACACCGACCGGATCGGGGCCTTCGACACCTTCATCCACATCGAGCAGGGCTACGCCGAACTCATGCGCTACCTCCGCGAGGCCCACGACTCGCTCGCCTTCTTCGTCGGCGGCGACAACATCATCGCGGTCTGTTCGAGCCTCGACGAGACGGCCTACCACGACGCCATCGCGCACGTCCGCGAGGTGGTCGACGTCGACCTCAAGGTCGGGGTCGGGCGGGCACGGACCGCCCAACCGGCCGGAATGGCCGCGAAACACGCCCTCGAAGTCTGTCGGCACGACGGCCGCGACGTGGTCTTCGACGAACCGTAG
- a CDS encoding UbiA prenyltransferase family protein, which translates to MGEAQTQRSSIVDTVVGLAYEIRPWQWYKQSVLLIGIVFSRELFNPAAWSQVVLGVLAFCAIAGATYIFNDISDVEADRKHPTKRNRPIASGQVSVTTAGAFAVALLAGGFVLSYALGRLFLIVVLTYIAQNVLYSLYLKDVVLVDVMLIAIGFVLRAVAGVVAIGVALSPWLVVCTFLAALLLAIGKRRNEFEASDLPGETRATLEEYTPETLDQLLGIVTSTLLISYSIYTFTGAKLAMMLTLPFAFFGVFRYHHLVHTTDSGVSPEVLLIDRQFILNLALWGLIAVIVLYGRPRAWLVGAGVV; encoded by the coding sequence ATGGGCGAGGCGCAGACACAGCGGAGCAGCATCGTCGACACAGTCGTCGGTCTCGCCTACGAGATCCGTCCGTGGCAGTGGTACAAGCAGTCGGTCCTCCTCATCGGGATCGTCTTCTCGCGGGAGCTGTTCAACCCCGCGGCGTGGAGTCAGGTGGTCCTCGGCGTGCTGGCCTTCTGTGCGATCGCCGGCGCGACCTACATCTTCAACGACATCAGCGACGTCGAGGCCGACCGCAAACACCCCACGAAGCGCAACCGACCGATCGCCTCCGGTCAGGTGAGCGTCACGACCGCGGGCGCGTTCGCGGTCGCGCTGCTGGCCGGCGGGTTCGTGCTGTCGTACGCCCTCGGACGGCTCTTCCTCATCGTCGTTCTGACGTACATCGCACAGAACGTGCTCTACTCGCTCTATCTCAAGGACGTCGTGCTGGTCGACGTGATGCTGATCGCGATCGGGTTCGTACTTCGGGCGGTGGCGGGCGTGGTCGCCATCGGCGTCGCGCTCAGTCCCTGGCTCGTGGTCTGTACGTTCCTCGCCGCCCTCCTGCTCGCGATCGGCAAGCGCCGCAACGAGTTCGAGGCCAGCGACCTGCCCGGCGAGACCCGGGCGACCCTCGAGGAGTACACCCCCGAGACCCTCGACCAGCTCCTCGGGATCGTGACCTCCACCCTCCTGATCTCCTACTCCATCTACACCTTCACCGGCGCGAAGCTCGCGATGATGCTCACGCTCCCGTTCGCCTTCTTCGGGGTCTTCCGGTATCACCACCTGGTTCACACCACCGACTCCGGCGTCTCGCCGGAGGTGCTGTTGATCGACCGTCAGTTCATCCTCAACCTCGCGCTCTGGGGGCTGATCGCGGTGATAGTGCTCTACGGCCGCCCCCGGGCCTGGCTGGTCGGGGCCGGGGTGGTCTGA
- a CDS encoding PHP domain-containing protein, with amino-acid sequence MDRYDLQVHTDASPCSATPPEDVAAAATDAGLDGIVVTDHDTLANVERVRAAAPEGLDVISGVEVTTTQGHLLGIDVAETPPKTDPLSVVDRIHDQGGLAVLSHPFDSLRQYYDRDLDDLAAAVDGVEVENSRCVRESFNRQARAYANHHGLSMTGGSDAHFPREVGRAYTAVEGSLTDAIREGSTTPRGHGRYASGHVLTKVQQARRLVGGARP; translated from the coding sequence ATGGACCGCTACGACCTCCAGGTCCACACCGACGCCTCGCCGTGTTCGGCGACCCCGCCCGAGGACGTGGCTGCGGCCGCGACGGACGCGGGCCTCGACGGCATCGTGGTGACCGACCACGACACCCTCGCGAACGTCGAGCGGGTTCGTGCGGCGGCTCCCGAGGGGCTGGACGTGATATCGGGCGTCGAAGTCACCACGACGCAGGGGCACCTCCTGGGGATCGACGTCGCCGAAACGCCACCGAAGACGGATCCGCTGAGCGTCGTCGACCGGATCCACGACCAGGGCGGGCTCGCGGTGCTCTCGCACCCGTTCGACTCGCTCCGGCAGTACTACGACCGCGACCTCGACGACCTCGCGGCGGCCGTCGACGGGGTCGAGGTCGAGAACTCCCGGTGTGTCCGGGAGTCGTTCAACCGGCAGGCACGCGCGTACGCGAACCATCATGGACTGTCGATGACGGGCGGCAGCGACGCCCACTTCCCGCGGGAGGTCGGTCGGGCGTACACGGCGGTCGAGGGCTCCCTTACGGACGCGATCCGCGAGGGCTCGACCACGCCTCGCGGGCACGGCCGGTACGCGTCGGGCCACGTTCTCACGAAGGTCCAGCAGGCGCGACGGCTGGTCGGGGGCGCGAGGCCATGA
- a CDS encoding lysylphosphatidylglycerol synthase transmembrane domain-containing protein gives MSGLPDEGRPGGEPAGEPDGLTGRVRRVVSEHGIWVTAVLTVVVFAGLFLFGDAGQVTSALAQFDMRAFAVVIGLTTVGYLVRFVKWELYLDELDIDVPRTTSLTVFFSGLMMVVTPGKAGEVWKAWLLRDMEDVPASKTTPVVGAERITDVVSLAVLASVGVVAYGRSPAILAAVVVAFVAGLGLLQWRAGCLRILSWAEGLPVVGEYADEFETFYESTYVLFRLRPLALATVLSVVAWALEGIALWVTLAGFGVEVSILAAVFVFALGSVIGAVSLLPGGLGAAEASMTGLLLTFSVAEPIAVAATLVVRVGTLWYAAVLGFAVFSVHKLLGGEPNPEA, from the coding sequence ATGAGCGGGCTCCCCGACGAAGGTCGACCGGGCGGGGAACCGGCGGGCGAGCCGGACGGGCTCACCGGCCGCGTTCGGCGGGTGGTGAGCGAGCACGGGATCTGGGTGACGGCGGTGCTCACGGTCGTGGTGTTCGCCGGGCTCTTCCTCTTCGGCGACGCCGGCCAAGTCACGAGCGCGCTCGCACAGTTCGATATGCGGGCGTTCGCGGTCGTGATCGGGCTCACGACGGTCGGCTATCTCGTCCGGTTCGTGAAGTGGGAGCTCTACCTCGACGAACTCGACATCGACGTGCCCCGGACGACGAGCCTCACGGTGTTCTTCAGCGGGTTGATGATGGTCGTCACGCCGGGGAAGGCGGGCGAGGTCTGGAAGGCGTGGCTCCTGCGCGACATGGAGGACGTCCCGGCGAGCAAGACGACCCCCGTCGTCGGGGCCGAACGGATCACCGATGTGGTCTCGCTCGCGGTGCTCGCGTCGGTCGGCGTGGTGGCCTACGGTCGGTCGCCCGCGATCCTCGCGGCGGTCGTGGTGGCCTTCGTCGCCGGGCTGGGGTTGCTCCAGTGGCGTGCGGGCTGTCTTCGGATCCTCTCGTGGGCCGAAGGCCTGCCCGTCGTCGGCGAGTACGCCGACGAGTTCGAGACGTTCTACGAGAGCACCTACGTCCTCTTCCGACTCCGGCCGCTGGCGCTCGCCACGGTCCTCAGCGTCGTCGCGTGGGCGCTCGAAGGCATCGCGCTCTGGGTCACCCTCGCCGGGTTCGGGGTCGAGGTCTCGATCCTCGCCGCGGTGTTCGTCTTCGCACTGGGCTCGGTGATCGGCGCGGTGAGCCTCCTCCCGGGCGGGCTCGGTGCGGCCGAGGCCAGCATGACCGGACTCCTGCTCACGTTCTCGGTCGCGGAGCCGATCGCCGTCGCCGCGACGCTTGTGGTCCGGGTGGGGACGCTCTGGTACGCCGCCGTCCTCGGATTCGCCGTGTTCAGCGTCCACAAACTCCTCGGCGGCGAACCGAATCCCGAGGCGTAA